Genomic window (Nicotiana sylvestris chromosome 7, ASM39365v2, whole genome shotgun sequence):
TATAATGACAAGATTATAATACGAGAATTAAATAatgggatctttacacaaatagccggcggtatttattatttactttttctaaccatatacataaattatatattgattatacataataatacatatataatacatatattatgtatatattatacCTCAaccggctatttttagtttaagtgatTAGGTGGATGGCTATTAGGGTTAAATCTTCTTAAATAATAACAAAATTATATAGTGAATATACTTTTATTGATAAATGTTTAATTTATCGGCCAAAAAAGGGGATATACATGTATAATATAAACTAGGTATCTGGTTTTACATTAGATAAATATAgataaatttttattttcaattttagaCTTAGATTTCTTACAGAACTTTAGGAATAAAGTCTTCGAAGAAGGGCATCTTGGTCATTTTGGTACCAACATTGAAGGTGGTATAAAAATAATATCACAATTGTAGTATAGCTaatcacaaaataaaaaatttaattaaatacTGGATAAAATAATAATTATCTCGCAAACTAAATGACTCGTGATAGTTATAAAATTATCTTATATTATTAATGCATGAACGTTAAATCCATAAtagaattatttttttatattaaagAAATTCCAAAAGACCTGATGCCGACTTCTCCGACACCCAAAACACGGTTCCCTCTGTGGCACAACGCGTATTATGTACAACAAAGATGCAAGAATACAAAAAAGCATACTGTCAAGTATTTTTCCACTCTTTACACATTAGATCAACAAATTACATTTCTACGTACTCTTTTCCCTCTTAGTACAAGCCAAATGTAACATGACTAGCCAAATACAGGGGCGGAGCTAGATCATTAGGACACGCTCGGACTTGATTTTGTTTAAAATTATtgaatatacaaaaatatttaatTGTCAATCTAATACTCCATTCGTTTCAAATTAGATGAGatacttttctttttagtctgttccaaaataattgacacatttctaaatttgaaaataatttaacgtTAAAATCTTCATTTTATCCTTaacgagaagcttttataaccacacaaatgtcattACCCCACAAAGTTTTTACCACTTAAACTTTTatgaccacaagtttcaaaagtattttttttcttaaattttgtgcTGAGTCAAACGACATCATATggattgaaacggagggagtaattaaGATGAGATGAGTTTGCTGATTAGTTTAGAACACATAAATTCTATAATTTTGACTGCAATTGAGAGGAAATTAAATTTGGGAACCTTGTAGAACAAGCATCTGACCAGTCTACAACTTGTCACATAAAATCAAAGACCCATCCAAAGGGTTTCTGTTTTCTTTCGCCAGCATGATGTCACTTCATCGCAATATGAACAAATGTGGATGTCAATTCTAAATTATTATAATTTCTTCAACTTTATAAAGATACTAATTATTTTTGGAGAGCTGAGTTTACGCGTAGAGAGATGAGACACTAGACACTGTTTCTTTGAAAGAAAAAAGGATGCAATAACAAAAAGAGAAtgaaaggaaaaatgaaagatttgattcacatttttttctttctaaattcTTAATGGAGAAAGAACTCAAAAATACAACGCTCGCTTTTGACACATAAGCCATAGatattcattctttttctttcacAATTTTCACACCTTAATTTCACACCATATATCCCCACTTTCATTTTCCCTACATATAAAACCTTTCTTCTTCTCTCTCCCCAAATCTTTTTCCTCTCCATTTTCTTAACCAAAACTATCTCTCAAAACATCAAGTTCAACCAAACATATATATACCCTTTTTAAATAATCAATCTGGGGTTATTATTATATGGATCCTCATCttcatcaccatcaccatcaacatcatcagcaacaacaacaacaaaatccattTAGTCTTCAAAGTGTGAATGTAGATACAAGTGGTGGAGGGGTTAATATTGGTACAACTAGTGGAGATAGATTTCCTCAATGGAGTATTCAAGAAACAAGAGATTTTTTGATGATTAGAGCCGAGTTGGATCAAACTTTCATGGAAACTAAAAGAAACAAACTTTTATGGGAAGTCATAGCCACAAAGATGAAAGACAAAGGTTACAATCGTAGCCCTGAACAGTGTAAATGCAAGTGGAAAAATCTCGTTACGCGCTATAAGGTACTGGTTTCTCTCttttaattttattaaataaaCAAACCTTAAATAAATATATGAAAGAATAGTATTAGGTTTCTTTCTGAGAAAGTCGTCACTAGCTAGCATCGGGGATGCAACTTTTCTTTTCTCCAGTATTTCAACAcgaaatataaatatatgtatgttcaaaaaacaaaaaatttaaGATATGTATTATATTTAATTCTGaacttataattaaaaaaatacaatataTTCAGGCGATAACTGATCTCAAAGATTAAAGTAGTTTAAATTTTGGATCTGCGAGTGcattaaatatttgtttttatCTTGATGAAGACACTTCAAATTCTTTAAGGGTTGTTGAGTTTCTTACCAAGTTACCATCTTTTAAGATCTTTTTCAAAAGAAGTATATATAGTTATGTCTttcattatatttttttaataggGATGTGAAACGCTTGAACCAGAAGCTCTACGACAACAATTTCCATTTTACAACGAGTTGCAAGCGATTTTCGCGGCTAGGATGCAGAGAATGCTGTGGATAGAGGCAGAAGGTGGCGGCGGGTCGAAGAAGAAGACTATTTCTCAGCTGTCTTCTGATGAAGAGGAAGAAAATGAGGATAGTGAAGGAGAAAAAGTAGTTGgtataacaaaaaagaaaagaaaggtgaAGGGAAATAATGTTAACATTGTTGGTAGTAGTTCTAGTGGTGGTAGTGGGAATTTAGTGAATAGTTTTAAGGAGATTTTGGATGATTTCATGAAGCAACAAATGGCAATGGAAATGCAATGGTTAAAAGCTTATGAAGCAAAGGAAGAAGAGAGGAGAATAAAGGAAATGGAATGGAGACAAACAATGGAGGCATTAGAAAATGAGAGGTTAATGATGGAAAGAAGATGGAGAGAAAGAGAAGAACAAAGGAGGATTAGAGAAGAAGCTAGAGCTGAGAAAAGGGATGCACTTATTACAGCTCTTTTGAACAAGCTTAGAAGAGAAGATCACAACATGTAACCTTATCCTTTCGCCGATAAAATTGGAACGATACAGAGAAGATTGACATATAACCCTATTAGGGTATAAAGGAAGTGGAATATTAGCTAGCTCTAGCTAATTAGACTAACTGCTTTCTTGATTAAATTTTGCTGATGATCATGTTCTGGGGGAAGTTTAAAAGAAGATAAAATGAAGCCCTTTGATCAGAGGTTTGTCTTGAACTTACTCTTCTTGTAGTACTGAAACACAAACATAATGCTCCATGCATTTCAtgtctcttctttccttttgcaAGTTATAAAATTTCTTATTTCTTGATCTTTATGTGCTCTTGAGGTTTAATTATTATCTTGCATTTCTTAGTTATATCCTAGTATGCAAAGCAACTTACTTTCTTATGTTTAAATTTTTTTGAGGAAGATAGTAATAAAAATGATACTTCctccatttgttttattttatgtgATATTCTTTTATTTTAGTCCGTCTTGATTAttctttatatttataaataattgAATTTTAAAATTTCCATGCAATAGAGGGACACATAATTCCAATTCAATGGTCCTTCgtttgtctttctattctaattttctttgttttatcgaTGGTAGAATTAAGGCTTCATTTACTTGGATGAATCCAATACAACGGTTCATGGTATAAACTTAATTACCATTTGAATAGCTGGTGATACGCGTAAATGGAAAGTCAAACTTTGGACTTGGAGCATTTCAGATATTGTTACACCTTTTTCCTGGTGATAGGCTGTCTAGATACTTGTAATGATTGCCCAATCTTTTTGCCAAAGTTTTTAAAACCAGATCTCATACATTTAACTATATGAATACTCTTTTATCATTTTCACCCTTGGCGGACCCAAATTTTAAGTTTATAAATTTTGAAGAGTGATGGAGTTAGAGTATGTTGTACGAGTTCAAACGAATCCAATGACTTTTTTTATATCTTATATTTGTATTAGAAAATTTATGATATATGCATAAATATTTAGTTGTGAAACCGGTTATTAAGACGATCGAGAGCTATGGGTTCGATGCAAGTAATTAAGAACCCACAAATTAAACTTTAAATCCTGAATCTGCCTCTAGTTCTGAACCCGCAATTTTGTTTGCTTACCGGGTTCGAAATAAATTCCTTATACATATcaagtgaatttcttaatataagtACAACATCTAAGCCAAAACTATTAGGTTCTGCCGAACTCATAACTTATGTAAATCCGCCCGTGATATTGGACATGCTGGATACAACATCTAATAACTCGAAAACAGTTCTTGTAATTCCCCTGTTCATTTTATATAATACCTTTTAGAATAAAATCTTTGATACTTGAAAACTCTTTAATTCTAAAGACCTTTAGTATGtatcaaaaaaaattctttcttacTTTTAAAAATTTGTGCCCAATTAATCAAATACTACCATATAAAATAAAGTggatgtaacataactttatagATTTTATGTAGATCCTTAATGGTGCATTATGCAATCCTTTAGTTATTGTCCATTAATTTTAACATGCATTAATGATGGAGAGATCAAGTTATTCTTATCTTTCCATGTTTGTTCTATGAATAAAATTAAAAGACCAAGTACTTTCCTTACTTTATATGATTGATTGCTAAGATATTGTGCATCTTAATTCAATGTCTAGGTTACCCTATTCTGCTATTCGTATCTTATTAATTATTTCGTTTTCAAGGTATGaagaataaataaacaaataagaaaaatcCTTGTGTTGGTTCATGTATGCTTGCACATAAAAACCAAAGTAGGGAAACAGACCAATCAATTAATTAATACTCAATGACACAACTATTTGCTTCTGTTACAAAATATGATGCAATGCATGTATCTCTTTCTTGGGAAACTAATTTGTTCAGAGTTATGTTGTTACTTTTAACAACTTTCTTTTTTGGTTTTCTTATTCTTTCATCCAAATATAGTTTAAGTTGTTACATGCACCCATATTTATTTGTGAAATTTCAAGTTACATGGTGCTTTGTTCGTCTATTTAGTTCAAGCAGTTAGTACATAtacactttttttccttttcctctgTTGGTATCTGGggcgaaaaaagaaaagagagggatGAGTCTTGCTTTTGGTGTTACAGCCCCCAGTGGAGGCTTGCATGACGGCCCATAATTGGATCAGTAGTAGAGCGCGCCTCCGATAATTGTATCATTGTGTCTGGGTTGTGAGGGCTCTCAGCCATGAATAGTTCAATGTCTATCGGCGTCGATTTTCTCATAAATTTGAGTCTGTTGTTTTTAAATTATCAAAGAGAATTACACATATATATGTGGGATGAAATTACCCCAGGCAGTTCTGTGATTTAATATAGTGTGATTCTTTTCCTTTTACTTTGTAATTACCACGTTGATGAGGAAACTTCTGGATATGATCGTGCATGAATATAAATCGTACCAGATTATACGAGGCCAAGGAATTGAAATTTATATATTGATTTTGTGTTCAAATGGAAGGAGAAAAAGCAATTTGATATTGCAACTTGATGGAATTGTAGTTACGTTATTCCACTACCAAATTGTGCAGTTGAACTAAGCAATTTGATTTCTTTCTCCTACGATGGTTCACACTCGAATTTTTGTTCTTTGTCATCATTATTGCATACGTGAGATATCAATTAAATTGTTATCTCTTTAACAATTATTTCAAAACTATTGTCACCCATCAACAAAAATATCCTTACATATTTGACCCGACAAAAAGAGTTATAGTTGCAGTTTATCATCACGCATCAACAAAAAATTATACatgttactatttttattttgtctAAGTAATGTACGAATCAAAGCGTTTTATTATCGTACTTGAGTATTGTCAATCACCCTACGGGTTAAAGGTGAGTTTTATTGCTTGAATAATTTCCTATTTGTTGCATAATACTAATGAATATATGCAAGCAACTCTGCTGGAATGTTGATGAATTAAGCAATTAATATTGAAACATTTCACATGACGTATATACCTAACATGCAACATGTTTGGTCTTGAATATAGGCCAAATTGTGGGCACAACGTTAGTCACCTTTTCTACCTAGCCTAAGTCTATTTCTCTTTATAGACGCTAAGGCAATTTTTTTTACCCATTTAAGAGGGATTTGATAGTATAGTGGAACTTGTAATATCCTAGGCTAATTTAAATCAGCAAAACGCGAGAGATATTGAGTGCATAAGGAAGCAATCCTCAGATTCTAGCGGCACATTTTAAAGTCGTGCAAGTCAACGCTCAAAGCAGACAAGTATCACTAAATACAATGGGCTGAAAAACATATACTCCCTCCATTTTAATTCAGATGACATATTTCGCTTATCGAAAGTCAAACCGTGTGAAATTTGACCAatatttttaaaaagtattttctaATGATATTGACATAAGAAAAATTGCAACTTATAGCATTTTCCGTATTGTTTTTAAATAtctaatttttaattttaaaatatttgagTTCAACTTATCCAATTTAGCTTCAAAGTTTAGTCAAATTGACTCTCGATAAGCGAAATGTGTCATCTAatttgaaacagagggagtagcatgtttggccaagcttctaaaattagcttttgaaaagtatttttttctcaaaagtgtttatCAAAAAAAGTACTGTGGTGAGAAGCAATTTATgtttggttaattaatttaaaaaataattttgagcAGTATTTAATATTTGGTCAAgcttttaaaaagtacttttaagtgtatttttttcaaaagtacttttcaaatagTACTTTTAGGGAGAAACTATAGTTTTTTGCTTCTCAAAAACTATAGTGTATTTTTCTACTTTTACTCAAATcacttttttccttctaaaaattTGGCTAAATAAATACCTTAACTTTATAAACAAGCACTTTTgcccaaaatattttggcaaaaaaaaaaggaaaaaaaaagtttgaCCAAACAAGCTAATAATAACCTTGTATCCTTGTGTTGAGTGGGTTGCAACCTACTGGGAATGCAACCTTGGTGTTGAGTTGGTTGGACCCACCGTTGAGAGATGTTGGATATATGAGGAAGCTAACCTTGTATCCTAGTGACTTATTAGTGAGCCAAAATAGATCAAAACAATGAGACATATAACAGTGGTGGATCAAGAGTATAGTACGTGGATTCTCGAAAACCCAGTAACTTTTGTATATATTctgtatttttattaaaaattcactaaatatttataaatatctaaTTGTGAATCTAATTATTATTGAATATTAATTTGAGATTACGACAGAAACTCATACACTTTAAATTTTGAATTCGCTTCTGTATATGAAGAGGTTAACTGAAAATCAGACATGTGTTAGAGGTCCTTTTGAACTTGTCTTGGCAGCAGGGACCCAAGAGAATGTTATGAACCGACTTTCGGTTAGATTTGAAGTGCTGACATTTATTACATGTTATGGTCAAACTTGAAAATATAGTCACTTTATGATCAAGATTGGTCAAAGGTCCAATGCATTGGCTATTCTTTAATGACTTTCTTGTTCTAGTTTGCTTTTCTCCTTTATTTTCTCCGATGTTTTTGTGTTACCCAACggtattttttgttttgttattcttTCTTTAATAAGCAATGACCTCATTCACCTATCAACCAATCCATTCTATTGACCAGATTACCGTTGGATAAATGACAAATTCATATTTTTGGTGTTAATGGAAAGAATCTCATACAATATTTTTCTCACCAAAGCTTAGGCAGATAAGACAAAATCTTCTAATATATTTTAATCTCGATTGAAATTTGAACAAAAGATCTCATGTCTCCTTTCACTTTATTAACCACTCGGTCAACGCTACTCTTAGTAAATCTTGATTTGTTCTTATTTTCAATTTACATCATAGTTTGAATGAGTATAGAATGTAAGAAAGAAAGGAAGATGTTAGAAGTTAATTTGTGCTCTTAAACATGCATAATATCGGTGTGAATAGAGAATTTTTGAAATCCGTAGTGATCTATTGAATATGTCGTAATATTTGTGTGGTTACAAAGTTTTTTTAAGGGCAAATAGAAAGTTTAAACTAAATTATTTATAAATTTATAAGAtgctaattttttttaaacagACTAATAAAAAATAGTGTCATAgataaaataataacaaaaaattaaaagttTTTCAGTAAAATGACAAACCCATATTTTCTTTCGTTTGGATTCCAATGCTTTTCATTATTCTTCATCGTTTTTATTGTGGTCAAATCATATCCCTTATGCCTCGATAGAGTGCAGCTAGAATTAAAATCAACACCCAATTAATTCTAGCATGAAACAATAGCTATTGATTATATTTAGGTAGGGTAGATAATGTTGGTGTTATCCAATGATTAGAGCAATATTTGTTTCGTGTAGATTGAACTCTCTTCCCCTTGGGTACTAACACCTAACAAGAaagtaagtagaaatagaaaaaataaataatacatacaattaaataattaagtgaACGTCTAGTTAGGTAATGCTATAAAATATATTCACGGGATACGGAAAAACAAAGAAATGGTAAGTACTTTACACCTTGTTTCGGAAACTAGAATAAAAGGAAAGTAAAATAAACATTATAGTTGAgcttatttttgtttgatttgactAGATGAAAATGAAAGATATTAAACAAAAAAGGACATGTTTTCTCTTAACAGCCCCTTCCCCACCAAAATGAAAAAAACATTGGCATATTGTGACCATGCGATAAAAAATGGATATCAATTCCATACTTTGTCCTTTTACTGGACTAGGCAGGATACTAATAAAGTGGATCACTTTCTTGTTCGGCTAGCTTTTATCGTATGCAACTCGTATAACTTGAAATTTATCCATCATATTTAGCTTCTATTCATACTTCTCATTTACATAACAGAAATGTTTCTTTGATGTAACTATATTTTGGCTTGGTTATTTAATAAATATTTGTtgtcttcaaaaaaaaaaaagtcatcgAAGAAATTAGTGACATATAGTCACTAGTCAATACAAAAATTGGATATTTACACCTAATTATTTACCATAAATAAATGACAAATTAAAGTCAGAATAtgtattaaataattataaataagTGATAACCATATTTGTGAAGATATGTGTAATATATTTTATTGAGCTTTTTTTTCCAGGAAATTCTATTGAATTAGTATAAGCATTCAAGGAGGTACATGcaatattaaaagaaaaatacgGTGTTGTACGAAAATGAGAGAGAAACATATATCAGCAATCAACATCCATATATAGCTTTATGCACGGTCATAATCTCTggtttattctttttttttttttttttttggttaacgGTTATTATTTCAAATTTCTTGATTTCGAAGAATTCGATAAATAGATATTGGAATATTTTCAATGACAACTACTCATATCATAGTGGTTATCTAAGGCAAAGAATGGAATTCATGCCGCTCTGTTCCAATGCCTACCTTCAGTTATCTAGATTTGAGAATTTACACATtgttgggtagatttgttattaTGCAGAACCATGACCATGCTCCTAGTCAGTCTATTTCCTAAAGTGCAACTGCCTTTTGATTGGCTTGAATTGTGCAATGTAGTGGAGAAGGCAAAACAAAGTATCATCAGCAAAATGATAAGATGGGTGAAACCTGACTCTGGATGGCTGAAGCTAAACATAGATGGTTGTCGTAAAGAAAATTCGAGAAGTGCTGGCGGAGGTGGTATTATCTGAGACAACCTTGGACGCTTTATTTTTGCATATGCTGAAAACTATGGTAAATGTAGTAATAATATGACTGTGGCTATAGGAAACATGGAATGAATTTATGCATTGAGAGGGGTTTTCTCTATGTGATATCCGATTCCAAATTGAATATTGATATGATTAATAACAAAATGAAGGCACCCTGGCAGCTCCAACATATTATAGACTTGTAGAAATTTAGGAGAATTCTTCTCTTCTATTGAATGAATGATATGTTGTACATAATACCTATTTTATACAGTAATTTGGGAATAAACCAGGTACAATTTACAGTTATACAAAAATACAAGTGTCTAATTCTTAATTGTTGTCCTATTTCATATTTGCACTGTGATATGTACAACTATATTAAAAAAAGTGGACTGAATCTTTAAACAAAAAAAGGGCCAGAccttagcttgtattttgggCTTTTGAGTTGTGTGTTGGGCCAATTGATACTATTGGCCCAAAAGTGATGCAGCCCGATATACCTAAATCAAAATATGCTGGTCTTCTGCTTTCTAGGCCATTTGATACATATcttatctctttctttcttcGTCTTCTTCGGTTGTGCCTTCT
Coding sequences:
- the LOC104245279 gene encoding trihelix transcription factor GT-3b-like gives rise to the protein MDPHLHHHHHQHHQQQQQQNPFSLQSVNVDTSGGGVNIGTTSGDRFPQWSIQETRDFLMIRAELDQTFMETKRNKLLWEVIATKMKDKGYNRSPEQCKCKWKNLVTRYKGCETLEPEALRQQFPFYNELQAIFAARMQRMLWIEAEGGGGSKKKTISQLSSDEEEENEDSEGEKVVGITKKKRKVKGNNVNIVGSSSSGGSGNLVNSFKEILDDFMKQQMAMEMQWLKAYEAKEEERRIKEMEWRQTMEALENERLMMERRWREREEQRRIREEARAEKRDALITALLNKLRREDHNM